The Heptranchias perlo isolate sHepPer1 chromosome 40, sHepPer1.hap1, whole genome shotgun sequence genome has a window encoding:
- the LOC137305503 gene encoding ATP-sensitive inward rectifier potassium channel 11-like → MLARKGIISEEYLLTRLVEDNLSQPRYRAKSKKARFVAKNGGCNVAHKNIREQGRFLQDVFTTLVDFKWHYTLVIFTMSFLCSWMLFAMIWWLIAFAHGDLDSKQDSGVPCVTSVQSFTSAFLFSIEVQVTIGFGSRMVTEECPIAIIILIVQNISGLIINAVMLGCIFMKTAQANRRAETIIFSKYAVIAQRNGKLCFMFRVGDLRKSMIISATIQMQLVKKTTTQEGEVVPISQIDIQVENPVGANAIFLVSPLIISHTIDKTSPLYGLSASGLQQEDLEVVVILEGVVETTGITTQARTSYLPEEILWGHRFVPIVTEEEGRYSVDYSKFGNTVKSNTPLCSVRELEVQERSQNQQNNGPKLQMSALRKRSFFNTVAVPEVHMESSMRFQSIDSLSDL, encoded by the coding sequence ATGCTGGCGAGGAAGGGGATCATTTCGGAGGAGTACTTATTGACCAGACTGGTGGAAGACAACCTCTCTCAGCCTCGTTACCGTGCCAAGTCGAAGAAAGCTCGCTTCGTCGCCAAAAATGGAGGCTGCAACGTGGCCCACAAGAACATCAGAGAGCAAGGACGCTTCCTTCAAGATGTCTTCACCACCTTGGTGGACTTTAAGTGGCATTACACACTTGTGATCTTCACCATGTCGTTCCTATGCAGTTGGATGCTGTTTGCTATGATTTGGTGGCTCATTGCCTTTGCCCATGGAGACCTGGACTCCAAACaggacagtggtgttccctgcGTCACCAGCGTCCagtcttttacatccgccttcCTTTTCTCCATTGAGGTCCAGGTGACCATAGGGTTTGGAAGCAGAATGGTGACTGAGGAATGCCCCATAGCCATCATAATCCTGATCGTCCAGAACATATCAGGCCTCATCATCAATGCGGTCATGCTGGGCTGCATCTTCATGAAGACCGCCCAGGCTAACCGGAGGGCAGAAACTATCATTTTCAGCAAGTACGCAGTAATTGCTCAGCGGAATGGTAAATTGTGCTTTATGTTCAGGGTGGGCGACTTGAGAAAAAGCATGATTATTAGTGCCACCATCCAAATGCAACTGGTCAAGAAGACCACCACGCAAGAGGGAGAAGTGGTCCCCATCTCTCAGATTGACATCCAAGTGGAGAATCCAGTGGGCGCCAATGCCATCTTCCTGGTTTCTCCTCTCATCATAAGTCACACCATTGATAAGACGAGCCCGCTCTATGGTCTATCAGCATCTGGCCTCCAACAAGAAGACCTTGAGGTGGTGGTCATACTTGAAGGCGTGGTGGAGACCACAGGCATTACTACCCAAGCGAGGACATCTTATTTGCCGGAGGAGATACTTTGGGGCCATAGGTTTGTGCCCATTGTGACTGAGGAAGAGGGAAGATACTCAGTCGATTATTCCAAGTTTGGCAACACTGTAAAGTCCAACACCCCACTGTGCAGCGTAAGAGAACTAGAGGTGCAGGAGAGAAGTCAAAACCAACAGAACAATGGCCCAAAACTTCAAATGAGTGCCCTACGGAAAAGGAGTTTCTTCAACACTGTTGCTGTGCCTGAAGTACACATGGAGTCATCTATGCGTTTTCAGTCCATAGATTCTTTATCAGATTTATAG